Proteins from a single region of Gorilla gorilla gorilla isolate KB3781 chromosome 16, NHGRI_mGorGor1-v2.1_pri, whole genome shotgun sequence:
- the PCLAF gene encoding PCNA-associated factor isoform X1, which produces MVRTKADSVPGTYRKVVAARAPRKVLGSSTSATNSTSVSSRKAENKYAGGNPVCVRPTPKWQKGIGEFFRLSPKDSEKENQIPEEAGSSGLGKAKRK; this is translated from the exons ATGGTGCGGACTAAAGCAGACAGTGTTCCAGGCACTTACAGAAAAG TGGTGGCTGCTAGAGCCCCCAGGAAGGTGCTTggttcttccacctctgccactaaTTCGACATCAGTTTCATCGAGGAAAG CTGAAAATAAATATGCAGGAGGGAATCCCGTTTGCGTGCGCCCAACTCCCAAGTGGCAAAAAGGAATTGGAGAATTCTTTAGGTTGTCCCCTAAAGATTCTGAAAAAGAGAATCAGATTCCTGAAGAGGCAGGAAGCAGTGGCTtaggaaaagcaaagagaaagtaa